The following DNA comes from Planctomycetota bacterium.
TGCGGTGCTGGCGAATCCTAAGAGCCCGTTGCTCTCTGAATCATTCGGGCAACTTCCGGACTCTCGTTAACCGGGATGAGACGAACCTCCGGATGCTCATTTTGAAAGACCCTGAAGATCTCGTCGGCGAAAGCCTGGCCAATGCTGTTGATTCCATCAAAGTCGAGCACCACTTCTTCAAAACGGTCGAAGCGAGCCAACAACCGTTTCGCCTGCGATCGTGAAACCAGGCTCTCCTTGCCTATTCGCAACAGACGCACTGCCACGTGCGTTCGGGTAAAAGCAAAGTCGTTCGCCTCCGAGGCGTAACGATCATATACATCTTTCATGGTTCGTGCGGAAGCACGGTCTATTCTCATCACGACGAAGGTTCCTTCGTCTTCCGACTCAAGGGCCTCAACAAGCCAATCGTCGCGCATATCCTTGTGGGAGAAAAACAAATGGCGCGACAGAATGCGGAACTCATCAAACACGCGACTTGTGAAGAAAACGCCCTCGCCTGTGTGGCGCGAGGGGTCGGTTGTGATTTTCCCCTTCGCCAATTCCAGAATGGCCTCTCGTTCGTCGCTCAGGCCTAACCCTTCCTTGATCTTGCGGAAGATTCCTATTCCGTCATCGCGCACGGTGATTTGTATATCGGCTGCGGTGATCCTCAGGCTCACTTTAGCCACACTTCCC
Coding sequences within:
- a CDS encoding DUF4325 domain-containing protein, translated to MQKGKTSKIREFLVRAVADGQRSPTSLAAKHFGITRQAANWHLRNLVKEGLVVASGRTRARTYGLVAIVEKEHTVPLGPHVEEHRVWKNCFSVALADMSQNVLEICEYGLTEILNNAKDHSGGSVAKVSLRITAADIQITVRDDGIGIFRKIKEGLGLSDEREAILELAKGKITTDPSRHTGEGVFFTSRVFDEFRILSRHLFFSHKDMRDDWLVEALESEDEGTFVVMRIDRASARTMKDVYDRYASEANDFAFTRTHVAVRLLRIGKESLVSRSQAKRLLARFDRFEEVVLDFDGINSIGQAFADEIFRVFQNEHPEVRLIPVNESPEVARMIQRATGS